Proteins from a genomic interval of Kitasatospora kifunensis:
- a CDS encoding type I glyceraldehyde-3-phosphate dehydrogenase, which yields MAVRVGINGLGRTGRAFIHAVLETGADIEIAGVNDPDDNATLARLFKDDMARGRARAEVSHTEDTITVGDHVFKAMAERDPAKLPWGEFGADVVIETADTPQRRYVVATHLAAGAKKVIVSAPVKEADVTLVVGVNQDQYDTANHHVISAASILANCAAPMAKVLHGEFGIADCVLSAVHSGVAEQHGEVSKYSPDPRIAWAAAGTIAATGTDTAACVAQVLPALRGKLDAGGVLVPLVTGSLIDLVVQLDRDVTREEVNDAFRTSSTGALKGVLDYLEDPVVSSDVVGRDASCLFDPSLTTTRGRRAKVTGWFDGWGYANRLLDLALFVGAQL from the coding sequence ATGGCAGTCCGCGTAGGCATCAACGGGCTCGGCCGCACCGGCCGCGCCTTCATCCATGCCGTGCTCGAAACGGGCGCGGACATCGAGATCGCCGGTGTCAACGACCCGGACGACAACGCGACCCTGGCACGTCTGTTCAAGGACGACATGGCCCGGGGCCGCGCACGGGCGGAGGTCTCCCACACCGAGGACACCATCACGGTGGGGGACCACGTCTTCAAGGCGATGGCCGAGCGTGACCCGGCCAAACTGCCCTGGGGCGAGTTCGGTGCCGACGTCGTGATCGAGACTGCCGACACCCCCCAGAGGCGCTATGTCGTCGCAACACACCTGGCAGCCGGTGCCAAGAAGGTCATCGTCTCCGCTCCCGTCAAGGAAGCGGATGTCACCCTCGTTGTCGGCGTCAACCAGGACCAGTACGACACCGCCAACCACCACGTCATCTCCGCCGCCTCCATCCTGGCCAACTGCGCGGCACCGATGGCCAAGGTCCTCCACGGAGAGTTCGGCATCGCCGACTGCGTGCTGAGCGCCGTGCACTCCGGCGTCGCCGAGCAGCACGGCGAGGTCTCCAAGTACTCGCCGGATCCGCGCATCGCCTGGGCCGCCGCGGGCACGATCGCTGCGACCGGCACCGACACCGCCGCCTGCGTCGCTCAGGTCCTGCCGGCTCTGCGGGGAAAGCTGGACGCCGGCGGCGTGCTCGTGCCGCTCGTCACCGGATCGTTGATCGACCTGGTGGTCCAACTCGACCGGGACGTCACCCGGGAGGAGGTCAACGACGCCTTCCGCACGAGCAGCACGGGAGCGCTCAAGGGCGTCCTGGACTACCTCGAGGATCCGGTCGTCTCCAGCGACGTCGTCGGCCGGGATGCGTCCTGCCTGTTCGACCCCTCGCTCACGACCACCCGCGGCAGGCGCGCCAAGGTCACCGGCTGGTTCGACGGATGGGGCTACGCCAACCGCCTTCTGGACCTGGCCCTTTTCGTCGGCGCCCAGCTGTGA
- a CDS encoding helix-turn-helix domain-containing protein: MAANEPPQKIEAYLTVAEAAAVMRVSKMTVYRVIHAGHLPSVRVGRSFKVSEQAVHKYLQESYVSVEST, translated from the coding sequence ATGGCCGCAAACGAGCCTCCGCAGAAGATCGAGGCCTACTTGACCGTGGCGGAGGCCGCCGCAGTGATGCGGGTGAGCAAGATGACGGTCTATCGGGTGATCCACGCCGGGCACCTGCCGTCCGTCAGGGTAGGCCGGTCATTCAAGGTGTCCGAGCAGGCGGTGCACAAGTACCTCCAAGAGTCCTACGTCTCCGTGGAGAGCACATAG
- a CDS encoding integrase core domain-containing protein — MALRLLCSIFCRMLGWLALLGRSSAVKNVEILALRHEVAVLRRQVGRPRMSWVDRAVLSTLARQLPSMLRRHRLVTPGTLLAWHRRLVRWKWRQPPAELGRPPLPEEIVALIRRLARENPTWGYVRIQGELRRLGHRVAAATIRRVLRRLGLPPAPQRVGQQSWRTFLQTHAHTLLACDFMHVDTVFLRRLYVFFVMEIKTRRVHVLGVTAHPTGEWVAQLARNLLMDLGDRAGDFRFLIRDRDAKFTTVFDAVLAGNGTRVIPTPPQSPRSNAFAERWIRTVRAECTDRLLIAGERHLSAVLDEYAKHYNAGRAHRSLDLRAPDDALNVIPMTVAAVGRRRVLGGLLNEYHAIPTRPPVDPTERPSSAA, encoded by the coding sequence GTGGCTCTTCGACTGCTCTGCTCGATCTTCTGCAGGATGCTGGGCTGGCTGGCCCTGTTGGGTCGTTCCTCCGCCGTGAAGAATGTCGAGATCCTGGCCCTGCGGCACGAGGTCGCCGTACTGCGCCGCCAGGTGGGCAGGCCGCGGATGTCCTGGGTGGACCGCGCCGTGCTCTCCACACTGGCCCGCCAGCTGCCGTCGATGCTGCGTAGGCATCGGCTCGTCACTCCGGGCACGCTGCTGGCCTGGCACCGGCGTCTGGTGCGTTGGAAGTGGCGACAGCCACCGGCCGAGCTCGGCCGTCCGCCGCTACCCGAGGAGATCGTCGCGCTCATCCGGCGCTTGGCCAGGGAGAACCCGACCTGGGGGTACGTCAGGATCCAGGGCGAGCTGCGGCGGCTCGGCCACCGGGTCGCCGCTGCCACCATCCGTCGAGTCCTGCGCCGTCTGGGCCTGCCGCCCGCTCCCCAGCGCGTCGGTCAGCAGAGTTGGCGGACCTTCCTGCAGACGCACGCTCACACGCTTCTTGCCTGCGACTTCATGCACGTGGACACCGTCTTCCTCCGGCGCCTCTATGTCTTCTTCGTCATGGAGATCAAGACCCGGCGGGTCCATGTCCTCGGCGTCACAGCACACCCGACGGGGGAGTGGGTGGCCCAGCTCGCCCGGAACTTGCTGATGGACCTGGGAGACAGGGCCGGCGACTTCCGGTTCCTCATACGCGACCGTGACGCGAAGTTCACCACCGTCTTCGACGCCGTCCTCGCCGGCAACGGCACGAGAGTGATCCCAACCCCGCCGCAGAGCCCACGCTCGAACGCCTTCGCGGAACGGTGGATACGCACCGTGCGCGCCGAATGCACTGACCGATTGCTCATCGCTGGTGAACGACACCTGAGCGCCGTGCTCGACGAGTACGCCAAGCACTACAACGCCGGACGGGCCCACCGCAGTCTCGATCTGCGCGCCCCGGACGACGCCCTGAACGTCATCCCCATGACCGTCGCCGCGGTCGGTCGTCGCCGAGTGCTTGGCGGCCTACTCAACGAGTACCACGCCATCCCGACGCGTCCACCCGTCGACCCAACGGAAAGGCCCAGTTCAGCGGCCTGA
- a CDS encoding helix-turn-helix domain-containing protein, which translates to MIVSLVYRAARNLLSVPAMLLRRDAAKDAELLVLRHENAVLRRQLTAPVRYEPADRLWFAVLSSLIPRRRWAKVFPVTPGTLLAWHRRLIARKWDCSKRRGRPGRPPTTSAVKALVLRPAKENPRWGCHRIQGELVRLGHPIGATTVWEILTAAGIDPAPRRGGPTWREFLTAQAEGVIACDFVHIDLVDLRRVYALVFLEHGTRRLHITGVTAHPTGPWAVQQARSLAVELGVRLDSLCFLIRDRDAKYTASFDVVFEAEDMEVIKTPPRAPRANAHCERVVVGTRSAPCRLSCCWMPPHPATERR; encoded by the coding sequence ATGATCGTCTCACTGGTGTATCGGGCGGCGCGGAATCTGCTTTCGGTTCCGGCGATGCTGCTGCGCCGGGATGCGGCCAAGGACGCCGAACTGCTGGTGCTGCGGCATGAGAACGCGGTGCTGCGCAGGCAGCTCACCGCGCCGGTGCGGTACGAGCCGGCGGACCGGCTGTGGTTCGCGGTGCTGTCCTCGCTGATCCCCCGGCGCCGGTGGGCGAAGGTGTTTCCGGTGACGCCCGGGACTCTGCTCGCGTGGCACCGAAGGCTGATCGCCCGGAAGTGGGACTGCAGCAAGCGGCGGGGCAGGCCCGGTAGGCCGCCGACCACGAGCGCGGTGAAGGCGCTGGTGTTGCGGCCGGCCAAGGAGAATCCGCGCTGGGGCTGCCATCGGATCCAGGGCGAACTCGTCCGCCTCGGGCATCCGATCGGCGCGACGACGGTCTGGGAGATCCTGACGGCGGCAGGCATCGATCCGGCCCCGCGCCGCGGTGGGCCGACGTGGCGCGAGTTCCTGACCGCGCAAGCCGAGGGGGTCATCGCCTGCGACTTCGTGCACATCGATCTGGTCGACCTGCGCCGGGTGTACGCGCTGGTCTTCCTCGAGCACGGCACACGCCGACTGCACATCACCGGAGTGACCGCCCACCCGACGGGCCCCTGGGCGGTGCAACAGGCGAGAAGCCTCGCCGTCGAGTTGGGCGTCCGGCTCGACTCACTGTGCTTCCTGATCCGTGACCGGGACGCGAAGTACACCGCATCGTTCGACGTGGTCTTCGAGGCCGAGGACATGGAGGTCATCAAAACGCCGCCCCGTGCTCCGCGAGCGAACGCCCACTGCGAACGAGTAGTAGTCGGCACCCGCAGTGCTCCCTGCAGGCTGTCGTGCTGCTGGATGCCTCCCCATCCAGCCACGGAGCGGCGCTGA
- a CDS encoding WXG100 family type VII secretion target, producing MAKNLGETSDPTDLVPGNPGSVTGVATAMRGYGDALHTAGTGLKRIDTTDGWSGQAGDAFREAFQGVPDKWLVAGDCFHNAATALDTYVWTLNWAQGQAADAVRQWDAGQSATGQAKTQHAQDVQQAGHDLPFNDPGEAARQSARSTLANARSQLSSAGDTAAKAVGAARDKAPKKPGFWDNVGSFFEDAGADVANFAGTAINDVASLGNAMLNHPGDLASTAGGVALMALGAAGEVGGGALDVTVVGAAIGVPVNIASAGAIGLGGTLAAAGMGDMLMNAAGDDSVHPMRTDYSGSGGDDYEPDEGFRGSEFSKDEIVEFTNGHTGDGDPTMGRPSRAEIDDALTKGQPQKLPGQNAEKFEYNGVRVIVNYDMPWKSTSYYPGR from the coding sequence ATGGCCAAGAACCTGGGCGAGACCAGCGATCCGACAGACTTAGTCCCGGGCAACCCCGGTTCGGTGACCGGGGTTGCCACCGCGATGCGCGGCTATGGCGACGCCCTGCACACCGCAGGCACCGGGCTGAAGCGGATCGACACCACCGACGGGTGGAGCGGGCAGGCCGGCGACGCGTTCCGGGAAGCGTTCCAGGGCGTTCCGGACAAGTGGTTGGTGGCCGGCGACTGCTTCCACAACGCGGCCACCGCCCTGGACACCTATGTCTGGACCCTGAACTGGGCCCAGGGGCAGGCAGCGGATGCGGTCCGGCAGTGGGATGCCGGGCAGAGCGCCACGGGGCAGGCCAAGACCCAGCACGCCCAGGACGTCCAGCAGGCCGGCCACGACCTGCCGTTCAACGATCCTGGTGAGGCCGCTCGGCAGTCCGCGCGGTCGACACTCGCCAACGCCCGCAGCCAGCTCTCCTCCGCCGGGGACACGGCGGCCAAGGCAGTGGGCGCAGCGCGCGACAAGGCTCCTAAGAAGCCGGGGTTCTGGGACAACGTCGGCAGTTTCTTCGAGGATGCCGGTGCGGACGTGGCGAACTTCGCGGGGACCGCGATCAACGACGTGGCCTCGCTCGGAAACGCGATGCTCAACCACCCGGGCGACCTCGCCTCGACCGCCGGCGGGGTCGCGCTGATGGCGCTCGGGGCGGCCGGCGAAGTCGGTGGCGGCGCGCTGGATGTGACCGTCGTCGGCGCCGCCATCGGCGTACCGGTCAACATCGCCTCGGCCGGCGCGATCGGCCTCGGCGGCACGCTGGCCGCTGCCGGGATGGGCGACATGCTGATGAACGCAGCCGGCGACGACAGCGTGCACCCGATGCGGACGGACTACAGCGGGTCAGGTGGTGACGACTACGAGCCCGACGAGGGGTTCCGCGGCAGCGAATTCAGCAAGGACGAGATCGTCGAGTTCACGAACGGCCACACCGGCGACGGGGACCCGACGATGGGCCGCCCCTCCAGAGCCGAGATCGACGACGCGCTCACCAAGGGACAGCCGCAGAAGCTGCCTGGCCAGAACGCCGAGAAGTTCGAGTACAACGGCGTCCGTGTCATCGTGAACTACGACATGCCCTGGAAGTCCACGTCCTACTACCCCGGAAGATGA
- a CDS encoding effector-associated constant component EACC1 produces the protein MDAQIKVIDGDQTRELAALAQWLRRSREFQGRVVLAASPPRDGELGGAFELLTVALGSSGMGAALVQMLGSWAQSRRSDVKIHVTIGDRSAEIQVGHTRDLAQAEEAVRRLMAHGDED, from the coding sequence ATGGACGCACAGATCAAGGTCATCGATGGTGACCAGACTAGGGAGCTGGCCGCACTCGCCCAGTGGTTGCGGCGATCCCGGGAGTTTCAGGGGCGGGTGGTACTCGCCGCGTCGCCGCCGCGCGACGGCGAGCTTGGCGGGGCTTTTGAACTGCTGACTGTGGCCCTCGGGTCGAGCGGCATGGGAGCGGCGCTCGTACAGATGCTGGGCAGTTGGGCCCAAAGCCGCCGATCCGATGTGAAGATCCACGTCACGATCGGCGACCGGAGCGCGGAGATCCAGGTCGGCCACACCCGTGACCTGGCGCAGGCCGAGGAGGCGGTCCGGCGACTGATGGCGCATGGCGATGAGGACTGA
- a CDS encoding caspase, EACC1-associated type, giving the protein MRTDAADRSTSLAVLIGSASYEDPSYLQVVAAANSARHMARMLTNPALGNWPIERVVTIIDPQSARDVAKRLRSLVSQLEGELLLYFAGHGVLNEDLDLCLVLKDTDPDNLDYTGLTWPQVRKLLLASPARVKAVILDCCYSGQAITALSGTDSPLADGTAVRGVYTLTAADGTADVVPAAQQSESCTSFTAQLLELVHAGIPSEREQLTFQTLYPHLKRRLAERGLPEPNQRGIDTADAFVLALNVQAQAGASPRPDGWPDPAQIDTAKDYVQALRHLRMILGASQAEVSERSNGELSIGRISRLLRAPSLPRPWATVSLYLKACGAPADEEARWHNAWQRLAAQTPARVARVAEPQLEPEPATRRSWWRRR; this is encoded by the coding sequence ATGAGGACTGACGCGGCCGACCGGTCCACTTCCCTGGCGGTACTCATCGGCTCGGCGAGCTACGAGGACCCGAGCTACCTTCAGGTGGTGGCCGCGGCGAACAGCGCCAGGCACATGGCTCGGATGCTGACCAACCCGGCCCTGGGCAACTGGCCGATCGAGCGCGTGGTCACCATCATCGATCCGCAGAGCGCGCGCGATGTGGCGAAACGTCTCCGGTCTCTCGTGTCCCAGCTTGAGGGAGAGCTCCTGCTCTACTTCGCCGGACACGGCGTACTGAACGAGGACCTCGACCTCTGCCTGGTCTTGAAGGACACAGATCCCGACAACCTCGACTACACAGGTCTCACCTGGCCGCAGGTACGCAAGCTATTGCTCGCCAGCCCTGCCCGGGTCAAGGCGGTGATCCTCGACTGCTGTTACTCGGGCCAGGCGATCACGGCACTGTCCGGAACCGACAGTCCGCTCGCCGACGGCACGGCGGTCCGAGGAGTCTACACGCTGACCGCCGCTGACGGCACAGCCGACGTGGTCCCGGCTGCCCAGCAGAGCGAGAGTTGCACATCCTTCACGGCGCAGCTCCTCGAGCTCGTCCATGCCGGCATCCCAAGTGAGCGCGAACAGTTGACCTTCCAGACGCTGTACCCGCACCTGAAACGCAGGCTTGCCGAGCGCGGTCTACCGGAACCGAATCAGCGGGGAATCGATACCGCAGATGCCTTCGTCCTGGCCCTGAACGTACAAGCCCAGGCCGGGGCATCACCGCGCCCCGACGGATGGCCGGACCCAGCGCAGATCGACACGGCCAAGGACTACGTGCAAGCGCTCCGTCACCTGAGAATGATCCTGGGCGCTTCGCAAGCAGAGGTGAGCGAGCGGAGCAACGGCGAACTGTCGATCGGGAGGATCAGCCGCCTGCTCCGCGCTCCGTCTCTGCCACGCCCATGGGCAACGGTCTCGCTCTACCTCAAGGCATGCGGAGCGCCGGCTGACGAGGAGGCTCGCTGGCACAATGCGTGGCAGCGTCTGGCTGCTCAGACTCCGGCGCGCGTAGCGCGAGTAGCGGAGCCCCAGTTGGAGCCCGAGCCGGCGACGCGTCGCAGCTGGTGGCGTCGTCGTTGA
- a CDS encoding CHAT domain-containing protein translates to MAEPSPGVSWLDCPSCGAREHIEAPLLVLRPGVTAPLLLAVSVAELQGARPESAALLLEEARRAGAFAGNAFGRSSVTPLPRRLLPIVLARDLDRDLADPEEACRELQPEGPAHVTNYAILLDLLTEEREAAAIPELLRAVGTSTPAALAQLVDAHRELIDDTRVRDAGQNELRQHAGTDLEPLLRMRQQLLDELCDGRTSPTAAIRHYFGALTGFGGGLRSRLFELADQVRATPDSEGIELAREALDLATELGEESLGTELAASLGRRLLNATQSGLDADPAEAVRVLGRALDRLPEDSLQWAEVAGNLAIAHFKRTDGDQLEKWAAACELLARATTIGRTEHPEIWARLQANYGLLLAERPGGGSADLTLGIEHLRAGLAEQSLGRKPLDRAYVLIKLGVLLFRRAEPGDLAQAEQHYRDCLRQLGPDDDPLLWTQLQCNLADLLLCREPADPVGAGAAAAAALDVSLAHAGTLNTSTSRWLLARVSDQLEGVHSTEGIRLRQEALAAAPALATPARHLRIAGELLDSYASLERWTEAADVAWEMLTALDALYDAQLTVMGRQRVLAGWSRVARWSAFVLARAGRPERAVEAIERGAARQLSVQTGRGAVDLAELERIDPALARRYRQAQARYLASAAVESGGFGPGEREQVEAERALQAVVEEVRAIPGLERFLRTTELADIVRAAGGMPLAYLVNAPWGSYTLVVPRAPLEQVPQVRAVAVPEVSSMTVVGFLVAEREPQPAGGLLLVQKAPGMRRRRLIAAALERLDRLEPLLRPVAQLLAQDPRHEAIVVPTGLLGLVPLSGVPVGPGPDAVLDDLGTVFVAPSAAVHATCRSRAAHPTSPPHLVAIGDPDGSLPGSRTEIAEITAEFQFPGQASCAVGPQATVGWLLDRIEEATHLHLSCHGSAGLSERGASLALADGPLSTDTLAPRQLSSCRVAVASACQSGHYDLVEIPDEFLGLPAGLLQAGAACAVTSLWPVDDLTTTVLMTRFYELLAPARRVGGVPTVAALHQSRTWLRQLSWDELMRYATAHPQLAALAEPHAARAAAKEKWGESPFAAPYHWAGFTAWGV, encoded by the coding sequence TTGGCGGAACCCAGCCCGGGTGTGTCCTGGCTGGACTGCCCCTCCTGCGGGGCTCGGGAGCACATCGAAGCGCCGCTGCTGGTCCTGCGCCCCGGGGTGACGGCCCCGCTACTGCTTGCGGTGTCGGTTGCCGAGCTCCAGGGCGCTCGACCGGAGTCCGCAGCACTGCTGCTGGAGGAGGCCCGGCGCGCCGGAGCCTTCGCGGGCAATGCGTTCGGCCGTAGCAGCGTCACACCGCTGCCCCGGCGGCTGCTGCCGATCGTGCTGGCGCGTGACCTCGACCGTGATCTGGCGGATCCCGAGGAGGCCTGCCGCGAACTGCAGCCGGAAGGGCCTGCGCATGTCACTAACTACGCGATCCTCCTTGACCTCCTCACAGAGGAACGGGAGGCCGCTGCGATCCCGGAGCTGCTGCGGGCAGTGGGGACGAGCACGCCCGCGGCGCTCGCTCAGCTGGTCGACGCGCATCGGGAGCTCATCGACGACACCCGGGTGCGGGACGCCGGGCAGAACGAACTTCGTCAGCATGCTGGTACCGACCTGGAACCGCTCTTGCGGATGCGCCAGCAGCTCCTGGACGAGCTGTGCGACGGACGCACCTCGCCGACTGCGGCGATCCGGCACTACTTCGGGGCCCTGACGGGCTTCGGCGGCGGACTGCGGTCCAGGCTGTTCGAACTCGCCGACCAGGTGCGGGCCACTCCGGACTCCGAGGGCATAGAACTGGCCCGGGAGGCGCTGGACCTGGCCACCGAGCTCGGCGAGGAGTCGCTGGGGACCGAACTCGCCGCGTCGCTCGGCCGACGCCTGCTCAATGCCACCCAGTCGGGGCTCGACGCCGACCCGGCCGAGGCGGTCCGCGTCCTCGGGCGCGCCCTCGACCGCCTTCCCGAGGACAGCCTGCAGTGGGCGGAGGTGGCCGGGAACCTCGCCATCGCCCACTTCAAGCGCACCGATGGCGACCAGCTGGAGAAATGGGCCGCGGCCTGCGAACTGCTGGCCCGCGCGACCACGATCGGCCGCACCGAACACCCCGAGATCTGGGCGCGGCTCCAGGCCAACTACGGTCTGCTGCTTGCCGAGCGGCCGGGCGGCGGCTCGGCGGATCTCACCCTGGGCATCGAGCACCTCAGGGCCGGCCTGGCCGAGCAGTCACTCGGGCGCAAGCCGCTCGACCGGGCCTACGTCCTGATCAAGCTCGGGGTGCTACTGTTCCGGCGCGCCGAGCCGGGTGACCTGGCGCAGGCGGAGCAGCACTACCGGGACTGCCTGCGGCAGCTCGGTCCCGATGACGACCCGCTGCTCTGGACGCAGTTGCAGTGCAACCTGGCCGACCTGCTGCTGTGCCGCGAACCCGCGGATCCCGTCGGTGCCGGAGCCGCCGCCGCGGCGGCGCTGGATGTGTCGCTGGCGCATGCCGGGACGCTCAACACCAGCACCAGTCGGTGGCTGCTGGCCCGTGTCAGTGACCAACTCGAGGGCGTTCACAGCACCGAGGGCATCCGGCTGCGTCAAGAGGCGCTGGCCGCTGCACCGGCGTTGGCCACCCCGGCACGCCATCTGCGCATCGCCGGAGAACTGCTGGACTCCTACGCCTCGCTTGAGCGCTGGACCGAGGCCGCCGACGTCGCGTGGGAGATGCTCACCGCCTTGGACGCCCTCTACGACGCGCAGCTCACCGTCATGGGTCGCCAGCGCGTGCTGGCCGGGTGGTCGCGGGTGGCCCGCTGGTCCGCGTTCGTGCTGGCCCGAGCAGGGCGACCGGAACGCGCGGTCGAGGCGATCGAGCGCGGTGCGGCCCGTCAGCTCTCCGTCCAGACTGGGCGAGGAGCAGTGGATCTGGCTGAGCTTGAGCGGATCGACCCCGCCCTGGCCCGACGCTACCGACAGGCGCAGGCCCGGTACCTCGCGTCGGCCGCGGTCGAATCCGGTGGCTTCGGCCCGGGAGAGCGCGAGCAGGTCGAGGCCGAGCGCGCCCTGCAGGCGGTGGTCGAGGAGGTCCGTGCGATCCCGGGACTGGAGCGCTTCCTGCGCACCACCGAGCTGGCCGACATCGTCCGGGCCGCCGGCGGGATGCCGCTCGCCTATCTGGTCAACGCGCCATGGGGCAGCTACACCCTGGTGGTTCCCAGGGCGCCGCTCGAGCAGGTGCCGCAGGTACGAGCCGTTGCGGTGCCCGAGGTCAGCAGTATGACCGTCGTCGGCTTCCTGGTCGCGGAGCGGGAGCCCCAGCCCGCGGGGGGCCTGCTGCTCGTCCAGAAGGCCCCGGGAATGCGACGGCGCCGCCTGATCGCGGCGGCCCTGGAGCGTCTGGACCGGCTCGAACCGCTGCTGCGGCCGGTCGCCCAGTTGCTGGCTCAGGACCCGCGGCACGAGGCTATCGTGGTGCCAACCGGGCTGCTGGGCCTGGTCCCGCTCAGCGGCGTACCGGTGGGCCCCGGGCCTGACGCTGTTCTGGACGATCTCGGCACCGTGTTCGTCGCCCCATCGGCGGCGGTCCACGCAACCTGCCGCTCCCGAGCCGCCCACCCAACATCACCACCGCACCTGGTCGCCATCGGAGACCCGGACGGCTCGCTGCCGGGCAGCCGAACCGAAATCGCGGAGATCACCGCGGAGTTCCAGTTCCCGGGCCAGGCCAGCTGCGCAGTCGGTCCGCAGGCCACAGTTGGCTGGCTGCTCGACCGAATCGAGGAGGCGACGCACCTGCATCTGAGCTGCCACGGCAGCGCCGGACTCAGCGAGCGGGGCGCCTCTCTGGCCCTGGCCGACGGGCCACTGAGCACGGACACCCTGGCACCGCGGCAACTGTCCTCCTGCCGGGTGGCGGTGGCCAGCGCCTGCCAGTCGGGACACTACGACCTCGTGGAGATTCCCGACGAGTTCCTCGGGCTACCGGCCGGCCTCCTCCAGGCCGGGGCAGCCTGCGCAGTGACCAGCCTGTGGCCGGTTGACGATCTGACCACCACCGTCCTGATGACCCGCTTCTACGAACTACTGGCTCCCGCCCGCAGAGTGGGCGGTGTCCCGACGGTGGCGGCCCTGCACCAGTCACGGACCTGGCTGCGCCAGCTCAGCTGGGACGAGCTCATGCGGTACGCCACCGCGCACCCGCAGTTGGCCGCGCTGGCCGAGCCACACGCTGCCCGGGCCGCGGCGAAGGAGAAGTGGGGGGAGTCTCCGTTCGCCGCGCCGTATCACTGGGCTGGCTTCACCGCGTGGGGGGTGTGA
- a CDS encoding serine/threonine-protein kinase, with the protein MKQLVDNDPVTVGRYRTIAELGRGATGRVLLSSAPDEQLVAVKQMFPQRVGDSTFRAQFRREAEAAGRLSGGHTATLLEADADAVAPWLSSVFVPGPSLSETMRTVGKLPERSVLRLAAGLAEALVEMQQVGLTHPSLKPSDVLLAADGPRLVDFGIARPVGSVSAGTVARVAACAYLSPEQARGRPPGTASEIFSLGGILVMAWLGEGPFTGRSAPETLHNILYHDPDLSRLPPRIRQIAGSCLAKSEHERPNPAELLDVIGQFMACLDPWPEPVHTLAIRQQTEIDRLRTAPQQLARTMRRAPVSVDQPTLTPKPGPTRTPPRAPRAPRRGLVIVAGIGLVLALVGGGITLALGQLPDTRHRPVPAITPPPVADSPVLVPPPSPDVTDPASPDQSSPTPSPTPSPTPPADPDPQPVTPPPVQVQPSPSVQAALVATCNNDGATATAEPTSYMLSCGDGSAWLLDLRWSDWGMPTATATGIASVRSCVPSCAQSRAMPYPATVELTGLVDGQYTALHIDAPGAPYDGNSDFTIRSMGPVLRQ; encoded by the coding sequence ATGAAGCAACTGGTAGACAACGACCCGGTTACCGTTGGCCGGTATCGGACGATCGCTGAACTGGGCCGCGGCGCGACCGGCCGGGTGCTGCTGAGCAGCGCCCCGGACGAGCAGTTGGTCGCGGTGAAACAGATGTTCCCGCAACGTGTGGGTGACAGCACCTTCCGGGCGCAATTCCGTCGCGAGGCCGAGGCCGCGGGTCGGCTCTCCGGCGGGCACACGGCCACGCTCCTGGAGGCCGATGCGGATGCCGTCGCACCGTGGCTGAGCTCGGTTTTCGTCCCGGGGCCGTCCTTGAGTGAGACGATGCGAACCGTCGGCAAGCTGCCGGAGCGGTCGGTGCTGCGGCTGGCCGCCGGCCTGGCTGAGGCGTTGGTCGAGATGCAGCAGGTCGGTCTGACGCACCCGTCGTTGAAGCCGTCTGACGTGCTGCTTGCCGCCGACGGTCCCCGGCTGGTCGACTTCGGTATCGCACGCCCTGTCGGGAGCGTCAGCGCTGGTACCGTGGCCCGTGTCGCCGCTTGCGCGTACCTCTCTCCCGAGCAGGCCCGGGGGCGCCCGCCAGGAACGGCCAGTGAGATCTTCTCACTCGGTGGAATCCTGGTGATGGCGTGGCTGGGCGAGGGCCCGTTCACTGGTCGTTCCGCTCCGGAGACCCTGCACAACATCCTGTATCACGATCCTGATCTCAGTCGGCTGCCGCCGAGGATCCGGCAGATCGCGGGCAGCTGCCTGGCCAAGAGTGAGCACGAGCGGCCGAACCCGGCCGAACTTCTGGACGTGATCGGTCAGTTCATGGCCTGCCTCGATCCCTGGCCCGAGCCTGTCCACACATTGGCGATACGTCAGCAGACTGAGATCGACCGGCTCCGGACAGCACCGCAGCAGCTGGCGCGCACCATGCGACGCGCGCCGGTCTCCGTCGACCAGCCGACGCTGACGCCGAAACCCGGGCCAACGCGGACGCCGCCCAGAGCTCCGAGGGCGCCCCGGCGCGGGCTCGTCATCGTCGCGGGGATCGGCCTCGTTCTGGCACTGGTGGGGGGCGGCATCACGCTGGCCCTCGGTCAGCTGCCCGACACCCGTCATCGCCCGGTGCCGGCGATCACCCCGCCGCCGGTCGCGGATTCCCCCGTTCTGGTGCCGCCGCCAAGCCCAGACGTGACGGACCCGGCGTCACCGGACCAGTCGAGCCCGACGCCGAGCCCGACCCCTAGCCCCACACCGCCCGCCGACCCCGACCCCCAGCCCGTTACTCCACCGCCCGTGCAGGTCCAGCCGAGCCCGAGCGTCCAGGCGGCTCTGGTTGCCACTTGCAACAACGACGGGGCTACGGCTACCGCCGAGCCCACGTCGTACATGCTCTCCTGCGGCGACGGCAGTGCCTGGTTGCTGGACCTACGCTGGTCGGACTGGGGCATGCCCACCGCCACGGCCACCGGCATCGCCTCTGTGCGCAGCTGCGTTCCCAGCTGTGCACAAAGCCGGGCGATGCCATACCCGGCGACCGTGGAGCTCACTGGTCTGGTGGACGGCCAGTACACCGCCTTGCACATCGACGCTCCGGGAGCCCCCTACGACGGCAACAGCGACTTCACCATCCGCTCCATGGGGCCGGTCTTGCGGCAGTAG